In the genome of Perca flavescens isolate YP-PL-M2 chromosome 21, PFLA_1.0, whole genome shotgun sequence, the window tttaacgaactcctcctagagatttcatctgatcaacttcaaactcggtctgtgccatcttaagacgttaaagatgaaaagttgttaaaagaaaaacttttcgtcatagggcgtggccgtggcggggcggccattttgtgcgtttcgccgccgaaacaggaagttggtgtaactcgagtgtacgttgtccgattacctcgaaacctttcaggattcataagagtccaaccctgaggacaaataaaggccgatatttacttaaagtcatagcgccccctagtggcaacaggaagtaggcctaaatgtcaaggtgctatactttaacgaactcctcctagagatttcatccgatggacttcaaacttggtctgtaccatcccaacaccttaacgatgaaaatttattaaaagaaaaacttttcgtcagacggtgtgggcgtggcggccattttgagtgtttagcgatgaacaaagaagttgttgtaacttgagtgtacgttgtcgtgtcttcccgaaatttctcacgattgacaagggtccaggcctgaggacacctacaggccaaaatttacttttggtcatagcgccccccgctggcaacaggaaatctgccttatatgacaaacattatccgatttgcatgaaactcagaatgtgtggtctacatgtgatactgagccgccccctataatatggccacgcccacttactcaggccacgccccctttcataacaattcaaccgtttaaggtatacccttgtgtgaggtatcattgaactcagcagagacttcttacttcattggtgatggtttggcccgccccctatgttcaagccacgcccccttttattactaatggcccgattgatgtaaacacttgtgtgaggtatcattgaactcagcagagacttcatttttaattggtgatggttggacccgccccctatgctttagccacgccccctttcacagctaatgaaccgtatgacgtagagacttgtgtgaggtatcgttgaactcggcggggagttcccttttcattggtgacggtttgtggcgtctaagtgccgcgcaaatgcacggtcgcaaggagcagcgtccgccggtaaccccgacgcgcgagGGTCCGTCCattgctgctcgcagctttaatagCTTTTGCTTTTTGTATCCCACAATCCTCTGTTTTCCTCCAGATGCTCAGTGTGAAACCCCAGTGAAGCTCGACATTGTGCTGTTGTTGGACGACTCTGGGAGCATAGCATCTTCCACCTTTAAAACCATCCAGaggtttctctctgaaatggtCAGCAAGTTGGACATCGGCCCAGACAGAGTCCAGATTGGTATATTTTATTACTACTTCTATTCATACTACCACTCTTAGTACTACGTTTGTgttatagagctcaacagtgaccggccactttttttttttagaaatgtttttcCCCCGTTCAATTGTTTCATTGACGATTCAAAAATTGCTGAAATAAAGGGTTTTAAGTCTGCAACCATGACAACCAGCTACGAGATGAATCGTgaatataaaacatttgattcggcccaaaaaacatttaaaaagggcAAAAGATACAAGAAAGTGTACCCAAACTATCAGAGACTTAGAGGTACGGTAAacgtttccatggtaacagtgaGTTGGACCAATTGGAGATCTCGCTattacgcttaggattgtgggtagtgtatttttttctccataagatcgcaactaaaacatgtttttcgtAATACAAGTTTGATGTCATATGGACCTCTAGCTTCTATAGGAACAGAAACTTTCGTTACACTCTCACAGCtcagtcagtcacacacagacacacacaaacacagacacagacacacacacacacacacacaaaaatacacacacacacacacacacactacacattatacacacacgcagcacAAGTCTAAATTAACAGCTTTCActatatattacatataaagAAGGAATGGATCAATGTTTGACACATTGCTGTGTATATTCTGCAGGTCTGGTTCAGTACAGTGATGACCCAAGCACCAAGTGGCACCTCAAGAAACACAAGACCAAAAGTTCTCTGCTGAAGGCCATAGCCAATCTGAAACAACAAGGAGGAAGCACCAACACCGGTGATTTACATAACAGCTTGTTGTCCAATCCACACCAGATTCACACTGTGAGGGACTGTGAGACCAGAAGCTATTTGTGGATCTAACCCGGAAAATGGGATAGTAGTAGGatgatgcaccgaatccaggatttggcTTTAGGTTTGGCTTcagattcggccgaatattgggctttttgacttGGTTCAGTTTCTACGCTAGTCAACGTAATGatggcgccgttgattacgggaaggtgtttacgtaggtggagcgttcaatgcagtaggctgtgacaAAGTGAAAAAGGAACTCGTGAGCAGGAAAAGTGTTGTTTgtcagtactttcagtcaaaagaaggccattcaagtccagctttgcaatgccgatttgtctcgtggtggcgaggaccctaaaaaatacacaacatggccgctgttacaacatttggtatgaaacatccgaaagaatacgagttgtgcatgaacgaatctacagacagcagccaaaatgcagcaacttcaggtatggcaaaggaaggacagtcacagctaaaaacttgtgttaaccagacaacCATTACCAGCTTTGCTAGCCCTACACTGAACAGTCACCCACTAGCCAAAGCCATTCATGCAGCAattgtagtgttgacgaactgaccgaagaaccggttaattaacccgactcgtgtcactgagccgggagaatcgagtgccatacgtcaatgaactgactcactcctgtttttttcttttacttcattcgtgccgttagcattatatatatgtcaatggttggctgttgtgtagctggtattcttctgctactgtgtgttgtaatctagctcattagcgcctccactggactggagtggtggtggtggtagaatcaatcaggaaatgagctactaatTCCTAGAcccgaacgagaccgaatgtaactgtgcaaccggccggccgctcgactctaatgtaaccgtgcaaccggccggccgctcgactctaatgtaactgtgcaacctgccggccctctcgactctaatgtaatcaagcggtgtcttggttctcagCAAGTTTGGGTTATTAACCAaaccttgtttctggtgcatcttagaggattgtgttcacggcaattcacacattatcgatggggaagtacagtacatcacatacaaatacacctcatgttatcttggtagttatgttaagttaaatgttagagaagtgaatgttgctacgttgctaggctaggctgtcacaaggagaccgcgcaccaggctactgaacgagaccgtaaggaccgtaaccgagggtaggctactgcatgagtctatattcaaatgggtgtctaggttctcggcaagtttgagttatcaaccgatagaagaagcctttatgtctcgtgcatcttagatgattgtgtacatacaaattaatagattacattattaatggatatcacatacaaatgcacgtcatgttatcttagtagttacgttaagttaaatgtttgttacatgataggtaggctgtcaccaggagaccgtgcaccagactactgaaagagaccgtaaccgtgcctaatgcatgagtcatgtaatcatGGTGTCTAGGTtttcggcaagtttgagttatcaaccgatagcagaagcctttatgtctcgtgcattttagaattgtgttcatggaaattcatatgctacattaccaaggggaaagtattaggcctatatcacatacaaatacacgtaatgttatcttgatagatatgtaaagttaaacgcgatcaGAATCTTAACTAGTGGATTTGGTATTCGGCCAAACcacaaaaatctggattcagtgcatccctagtttaaGGTTTAACTTTTTAATAAAGAACTACATATTGTCTAACACTTGTGAAAGTTCTCCAATTGTCAGTGACCTAACAGTCTATAAGAAagtgaaagtgtttttttagttCTGGAATGAGGTGCGCCCAAAATAACTCCCTCAACTTCTCTCTGTGGCTTTTGATGCATCTTTATCACTGTTATACAGGACGTGCTCTGAACTACACCCTTCAAACGAACTTTAAACTCAATGTGGGAATGCGAGCAGACTCCAAAAAGATTGCTGTCCTGATCACTGATGGAGAGTCCCAGGACGACATAATCCTCCCCTCACAGAAACTGAAGGACACCGACATTGAGATCTACGCTATTGGTGATTGATTTTCAGTTTGAATAGCGAGAAAGCAGCCTCAGAAAAGTTTGTAAAGTGAGGATAAGCTCTGAAACTACAATACATTACTGCAAAAGAAATGACACATCAATATGAATTGAACTCAAGATAATCAAATTACTGTTTGTCGTTAATATCAGTTAATGTCATTAAAAGCAAATCAGCAGGTTTAGAGTCAAgtttattttaataatgaaataaatggaACTATTACCTTTTCAAATTGGGATTTAGGTGGTTTCCCACTTTAACACTGTTTTTCTCTTAGCTGTGGAGGATGCCAACAAGATGGAGCTGATGTCCATTGTCTCCGATCCCAAAGAAAGTCACGTATACCCTGTCTGGGACTCGTCATTCCTCCAGTACTTTTTCTGTAGCAGCACTCCTAGCCCTAACCCTAGCTCAGGTAGACAAAGAATCCATCATCATTGAACAATGATACCTCATATTGTCCAATACCTTGGTTTTGACTGAATACCTGCAGAATGAAAGACATTCAAATGAGTTTACTGCTAAGTAGTGAAGTGGAAATTGTAAATGTTATATCTGCTACCACCGGccctacagtatgtacagtagtaTGCAAGGTACATAGGGCCATGCAAATTAGGCAGGGCTCCTCTTTTggagctgtaatcgggccttaaatgtttttcaaattCAGAATTTTGCCCGAACctgacaagtacattttgattgacagctttttaaaaaccCAAACCtgtttacagcccgacattattcaaatgtgcgcacgcacacagctcttttgcctcTTGTCAAGAATGAgtgatttatacatttttattcatgactaacatAGGCTATAGGCcgcttggaagttggaacaaagaaataaaatacgtTCTCTGTAACATCATAACATCTCAGCACTCTAAATAGGCCTAAAAGTTTTccacactttgctttttttgccGGTGCAACCAAAACGTAAtctccagaggccagcctccatttcacctcctcagcatccattttcacAATAATCGAAAATCATCACCTGACTGCTCATTTACCCCGCAACCCGGAGCGCAAGCCCGAGCctgtgtaaaatgatagaaattaagaccaAACCCGTCGTGTCCCGTCTGGTTGGGACAAAGCTCTTCAGCTCTATCCTCTTCCCGTCATGCCAAAGTGGGTGTCAAACGCTAAGTCAGAGGTCAAACTTGACGATGGAGGCGATGGAGCAGGTTTAACCTTCAGGCAGGGCTAAAGTGGACTGGAATGATCCAGAATGGCATTCAGGGCCCCTTCGTATACTAAAATGTAATAGGCAGTTTCATACATGTGTGTCTTCTAGTTTCTTAGGCAGAAACTGTTatcttacacagacacacatgccaAGGTTGGGGCCTCTATGTCTGTTACACATTAGCATGTCAGTATTGGTATTATGATcatgttagcatgttgacaCCACTGTGCCTGAATACAACCTCACAGAACTGTAAGTCTTACTTCTACATTTGGATTttgtttattgtattatattataatattatatattgtattgtgTACTGCTTATTCAGGTGCTCAGTGTAAAACCACAGCCAAGGCCGACATCGTGCTGTTGGTGGACGACTCCTCAAGCATCTCACCTTCCACCTTTAAAACCATCAAGAACTTTCTCGCTGATATTGTCAGCAACTTCGACATCGGCCCAGACAGAGTCCAGATTGGTAATATTTGAATTAGTATTTATACTACCGCTCTAGTACTTTgttctttctttatttcaatttaaacaaaaaataacaattaaatcaaatatacaaaaacaaaaaaacaagatataTAAAGAATTACAAACAATATGATGAATCCGAATGCCCAAAACGGAGGGGGATGAAGCCGAAGCTTATTATTTTTGCAACCCCtcacttatttatttgtttattttaaagggacaatgcacattaattgacattttttatttacattcaaaatgttaATGTGCCATAGTTAGCAAAAAGCTAATATTCATCTTTATTCTACTTTGTTTAAGAAtgcttgattctgattggctgggaggaGGGCATTAACCCGGCAGGTTGCCTGCTGACTGAGCACAGCGTTATCAAATAGTAGATCAATACGCcgcttgtattttttttctatcacaGAAATTTCAAACATGAGGTCCGTTGTAAAAATAAACCTTGTTTAAAAAGGTTTCTAAAATGTGTAATATATCAATTGGAGGGTCAGTCGATACATAGTTTCGCAAGCGAGATACAATGTAGCAACTACATTATTAAACTAACGTTAGTGACCAGATGCACCCTTGTGTGGTTGCTATAGAAActaattaacgttagctacagttgAGCTAatgttatttataaaatatattcaTGGATccagagatgattttatggaaagtaccccatgccaacctctaggtatggtgaagggcatgtgatgatgtggggctattttaattccaaaggccaagggaactttatcaggatgcatagtatcctggatccatgaaataactggcctttaaaaataaaaatctgcctgcctctatatGAATTTAACATAGAGGTGTACTGACTttagttgccagcggtttagacattaatgtctgtgtgttgagttattttgaggcgacagcacatttacactgttatacaagctgtaaattAATACTtatacattgtagcaaagtgtcatttcttcagtgttgtcccattaaaagatataatgaaatatttactaaaatgtgaggggtgtactcacttttgtgagatactgtatatacatacacacgtCACTACATATTACATATTCATAGCAAATGAGGAAACACCTACTTCTTTCTGTTCTTATTTTGATCTTTTTAAAAGTTTAGATTATACCACACTACCTTTCCTTAAACATtctttgttaattttacagaagtagattatttctttatttgaataCGATTTTACAAtaggatattattattatttgtgtaATAAGTATCTCAAATCTTTACCCCATaatgtgaaatattacagtattataatacaggtttagattagattagattcaactttattgtcactgTGCAGAGCACAAATACAAAGACAACTAAATACAGTTTGCAttcaaccagaagtgcaaaaaaaagcagaaaagtgcaatgtgatatacaaaggatagacaggacaagaaatatagtgcagtgtagacagtagtatacagttgatttacagaaggtggtttagagtaatataaattaaatataaatatgtgcagtgtattagcagttaccttataagagcaggtaagggttttaaaaatgttaaccaaagtaaaatatttcaacCCTAGCAAAAGATTTTAGCAGAAGCAAAAGATTGCCTTTTGTCTATTGTTTATTCTGTTCAGGCTCTGCTTTATTCAGGAAGTGTATTTTTTAGGAGCAGATACAAGTTCAtgtatatctgactgcttgaattagTTGATGAAAACCACGTGTAACAATATTGAATAACATTGAGGAGGTGACGCATCGGGATGCACCGGGATATCATATCGTTGACAgaataatcgtaatcgaattatgagaccagtgaagattcacacccttAATTTCAACCCAAGCAAAAGATTTGAACCCAagctaaagtaaaagtaaagcaGCAAAAATActattattcatttttcattcattaaatAGAATTGCTTTCATTATCAATTTAAAAGAAGGGATGGGTCAAAGTTTAACCCATTGCTGTGTACTTTCTGCAGGTCTGGTTCAGTACAATCATTACCCAAGGACCGGGTGGCACCTGAACACCTACAAGACCAAAGGTTCCCTGCTGAAGGCCATAACCAATCTGGAACAACAAGCAGGAGACACTAAGATAGGTGATTTAACGGCATGTACCAAGACCTCGTTGAAGAGCGGGTCTTGGTACCACATCTTGCAATGGGATCACACCAGCTGTGACACCAAATTGGGTTAGGGCGTTAAGTGGGGGGCCCCTTCACTACTTCATACCACCCTACATCCGGCGGCCTTGCTCGGACACATCTTCAGACTTTAGGAACAATCGGCAAGAAAGTTGTTAGCCCCGTAATGGGAGTCAAATACATTTACTTTGTGAATGTGGGTCCATCAGTTGAGgaaaactgaaaatgttacttatcTGTACTTTGTACAAAAATTAACCTTGGATATGATAATAATTTTTTGATCCTGAGAGGAGAAATTCAGGTGTTGCAGGAGAAATAAGTACagataaatacagaaaatatataaaaatgtatgaaaaataagaataagaatgGAAATCAAACTACAAAGTATACAAAAGCAACTAAAATCAAAGTAATAAggcattgttttgttttgttatacaGGACGTGCTCTGAACTACACCCTTAAAGAGAACTTTAAACCCAATGTGGGAATGCGAGCAGACTCCAAAAACATTGCTGTCTTGATCACTGATGGAGAGTCCAACGACGACACACTCCTACCCTCAATGAAACTGAAGCGAGCTGGCATTGAGATCTACGCTATTGGTGATTGTCTTTCACTTTGAATAGCACGACAGCAGCACAGCCTCAGAAAAGTTTTGTAAAGTTGGGATATGCTCTATAATCCTCTGAAACTACAATACTTTATCACAAAagatatgtatgttttttttaatgttttaaacaaAACTTCTGGCCATATCTTACACATTGTACCTTTTGTAAAGACAAACTACAGCCATTTTCAAAAGGCATACATAGTATTCCTATGCTTTGAAACAATCCAAaatgattatttaacacaaacAACTCCCTCTCAAATTCAAAACTAAAGTGCTAAAACTCAAATCTTTGATGCCATTAGTTAAAAATGTGGAAGTGCTCCATTGTTAATGCATTCAGAAATATGTTAGAGATGATACTGAGAGCACCCAGGGGAATGTTCTGAGTATATGGGAACATTTCCTACAATAGAATGAAGAAAACAAGATTTAGTCTCCCATTCATTGTATTTACAACAATCCGGTGCAAACAAGGCAGTACAAAAACGGTATAAAGTAGCAAAAAATTGCTACACCAGCAATTTTTTGCTACTTTATATTTGATGACTTAGAGACTTAGACTTTGAAATACAGTAACTCATGTTCATACATGTTGATTGAATTTTCCTAGGcaataaaaataacatattgGAATTTAGGTGGTTTCCCCCTTTAACAGGACATTTTTCTCTCAGGTGTGGATCACGTCAACATAGGGCAGCTGGGATCCATTGTCTCTTATACAGCAGAAACTCACATGTACTATGTTCGTGAGTCCTCAAACCTCTGGGACATTTTCAAGAACTTCATCATCAACATCTGTAACAGCATAAATAACTTAGGTAGGGGGGCAGTCCATCATCGTTAAACAATGATGCATGTTCACACCATAATGCTTTATTATGATTTATGATTTCCATAATGATGGTTAAAGGTTTGTGTTAGGGGAGGAATGTGCTGTCTCTCTCCAGACTCTGTCAGGCTGGTGaatgggaccagtctgtgctcAGGCAGACTGGAGGTGAAGACTAACCAGTCTACCCAGCGCTGGTCTTCAGTGTGTGAAGATGACTTTGACCAGCAGGATGCAGAGGTGGTCTGTAGGGAGCTTGGCTGTGGGGCTCCTTCAGTCCTCCAGGGGGCACTCTATGGAGAAGTTGAGGCTCCAATGAGAACCAAAGTGTTCCAGTGTGGAGGCAACGAGTCTGCTCTCCTGGACTGTAGAAGCTCAGGCTCAGATAGAAACGTCACCTGCGCACCTGGAAAAGCTGTTGGACTCAACTGCTCAGGTAGAAGAGGAGCTGCAACTTTGATTTGGACCATTTCTGTTGTATTGAAACTCAATCTATTCTTTTGCTGATGAGTCTCTTGTTCCTTTGAAAATGAAACTCGATTATCATTTGCTGATGACTTTCTTGTTTCTGTTCAGAACCTGTCAGGTTGGTGGGAGGATTCAGTCGCTGTACTGGAACAGTGGAGGTGAAACGAGGAGACTGGAGACCAGTGGATGTCTCTGATTGGACCCTGAAGGAAGCAGCGGTAGTCTGTGAAGAGCTGGAATGTGGCTCTCCTGTTTCAGCAGGAATAAGAAATGAGTCCTTATCCAAATCTGCATGGAAGATCAGTCCTAACTGTATTCACTCTGGGTATACCCTGAGAGAGTGTGTAACATCAGgttcctcttcctccatcaTGAAGATCACCTGCTTAGGTAAGACCATCACTGACATCTGATCTTTCCAGTTTCTCAGTATAAAGTTAATTGGACATGTTCTCAGTTAGTCTTCTTATTTGGTAGGAAATGCTGAGACTCAGAGGTTTGCTCAGCAACATGACAGATGGGGATATGTTTGTATCTAAATCATTGTTAAGAACTTGCACACAGTACTAATGTTGAAGCTGCTTCTGTATCAGACACCCTTAATACAGTGTGTTGCCTCACATTGTCTGAATGTAGAATATGTACTGCGTTGATATTTGGAATCTAGGCTCTGACCTGACACCAGGCTCAGCACATTAGGGAGTGACCATAATATCCCAACCAAATGACATTAGATAGAGTCTGATGCAGGAATGTACTATGTACTATGTTCGCGTCGGCAGGATAAACTGCAATTTGGCCATTCCCCCGGAGGGCAACTTGCCACGAGTAGGATAACCTGTATTATAGGCATCTTCAGTGTGTGGAACTGAGGCTCCTGCTGCTGTTTGGCAATTCCCCCGAGCTACAAGGGGAATATACTAGCTAATGAAATGGCACCTGATATTGAAGGGAATTCGTCCGAAATAAGGCCCTAAGGtctgtcaaatctgactccaatttattaattccTGTGCCTTCTTTCATCGGACTTAAGTTTAAcagaacacaaggatcaatctgagatgaagagttcagttaagcCAAGTTTACTGAGCCCAGCATAAAACTTTCAACACAGCTGTGGGTTCACAAAACagagactaagtttccctagTGAAAGACATCAAGTCGAAGCTCGGTCCACCAAAGTCTCTGTCTGAATGAGCTTCGATCTGAGATTCCCCTGTATTGTTATCCTCCCCTCACAGGGCGATGTCTTCTAGTTTCTAGACAGAAACTGTtatctttcacaaacacacacacacaccaaagtcGGGGCCTCTGTGTGGTGCAACTTTCTCTTCTATTCTTCTATTCTCTTAACTTTAACTGTCTAACTTTTTCTGCTTATCTTTCTGGTACACaatgcattattatgccataaAAGGCTTAAACTACAGTTAAAGGCTTAAGCTTAACCTCCtactgtgtgt includes:
- the LOC114548528 gene encoding collagen alpha-1(XII) chain-like, with protein sequence MDMLVLQGDAQCETPVKLDIVLLLDDSGSIASSTFKTIQRFLSEMVSKLDIGPDRVQIGLVQYSDDPSTKWHLKKHKTKSSLLKAIANLKQQGGSTNTGRALNYTLQTNFKLNVGMRADSKKIAVLITDGESQDDIILPSQKLKDTDIEIYAIAVEDANKMELMSIVSDPKESHVYPVWDSSFLQYFFCSSTPSPNPSSGRQRIHHH
- the LOC114548529 gene encoding scavenger receptor cysteine-rich type 1 protein M130-like, whose protein sequence is MIEIKTKPVVSRLVGTKLFSSILFPSCQSAQCKTTAKADIVLLVDDSSSISPSTFKTIKNFLADIVSNFDIGPDRVQIGLVQYNHYPRTGWHLNTYKTKGSLLKAITNLEQQAGDTKIGRALNYTLKENFKPNVGMRADSKNIAVLITDGESNDDTLLPSMKLKRAGIEIYAIGVDHVNIGQLGSIVSYTAETHMYYVRESSNLWDIFKNFIINICNSINNLDSVRLVNGTSLCSGRLEVKTNQSTQRWSSVCEDDFDQQDAEVVCRELGCGAPSVLQGALYGEVEAPMRTKVFQCGGNESALLDCRSSGSDRNVTCAPGKAVGLNCSEPVRLVGGFSRCTGTVEVKRGDWRPVDVSDWTLKEAAVVCEELECGSPVSAGIRNESLSKSAWKISPNCIHSGYTLRECVTSGSSSSIMKITCLEPVRLVGGSSHCAGTLEAKRGDWRPVDVSDWTLKEAAK